One Alcaligenes ammonioxydans DNA segment encodes these proteins:
- the puuE gene encoding allantoinase PuuE, with the protein MSLSKYPRDLVGYGKNVPHAQWPDRARIAVQFVLNYEEGGENCVLHGDPGSEQFLSEIIGAAAYPDRHLSMESIYEYGSRAGVWRILKEFEKRGLPMTIFGVGMALERHPELAQEFVRLGHEIACHGYRWIHYQNVSEEVEREHMRQCVKVLTDLLGHHPEGWYTGRDSPNTLRLVAEEGQFLYSSDYYGDDLPFWTEVQLSDNTVKPQLIVPYTLDSNDMRFAAPQGFNTGDHFFSYLKDAFDVLYEEGEDAPKMLSIGLHCRLIGRPGRFRALQRFLDYVQSHERVWVCRRVDIARHWAEHHPYPSKA; encoded by the coding sequence ATGTCCTTGAGTAAGTACCCTCGTGACCTGGTCGGTTACGGCAAAAACGTGCCCCATGCACAATGGCCTGATCGGGCGCGCATCGCGGTGCAGTTTGTCTTGAACTATGAAGAAGGGGGGGAGAACTGCGTCCTGCACGGTGACCCGGGCTCTGAGCAGTTTCTGTCCGAGATCATCGGCGCAGCAGCCTACCCGGACCGTCACTTGTCCATGGAATCCATTTATGAATACGGCTCGCGGGCGGGTGTCTGGCGGATTCTGAAAGAGTTTGAAAAGCGCGGCCTGCCCATGACCATCTTTGGTGTGGGCATGGCGCTGGAGCGTCACCCCGAGCTGGCACAGGAATTTGTGCGCCTGGGACATGAAATTGCTTGTCATGGCTACCGCTGGATTCACTATCAGAACGTGTCTGAAGAAGTCGAACGCGAGCATATGCGCCAGTGCGTAAAAGTGCTGACGGACTTGCTGGGCCATCATCCCGAGGGCTGGTATACCGGTCGGGACAGCCCCAATACCTTGCGTCTGGTGGCCGAAGAGGGTCAGTTCTTGTACAGCTCCGATTATTACGGTGATGACCTGCCGTTCTGGACCGAAGTTCAGCTCAGCGACAATACGGTCAAGCCCCAGTTGATTGTGCCCTATACGCTGGACAGCAATGACATGCGTTTTGCTGCCCCTCAGGGGTTCAACACGGGCGACCATTTCTTCTCCTACCTGAAAGACGCATTTGACGTGCTCTACGAAGAAGGTGAAGACGCTCCCAAGATGCTGTCCATCGGTTTGCATTGCCGTCTGATCGGCCGCCCTGGGCGCTTTCGTGCCTTGCAGCGCTTCCTGGATTATGTGCAGTCGCACGAGCGTGTCTGGGTTTGCCGCCGTGTGGATATTGCCCGTCATTGGGCCGAGCACCATCCCTATCCGTCCAAGGCTTGA
- the uraH gene encoding hydroxyisourate hydrolase, whose protein sequence is MGKLSTHVLDTTQGRPASGVRVDLYAIENDQRTLIKTTHTNSDGRCDEPLLQGQAMHTGVFELVFHAGDYFAASGVALPEPRFVDQVGIRFGIADANANYHVPLVVTPWSWSTYRGS, encoded by the coding sequence ATGGGAAAGCTATCTACCCATGTCCTTGACACGACTCAAGGTCGCCCAGCCAGCGGCGTGCGCGTCGATCTGTATGCCATTGAAAACGATCAACGCACTCTGATCAAAACCACTCACACCAACAGCGACGGTCGCTGTGATGAGCCCTTGCTGCAAGGCCAGGCCATGCACACGGGCGTATTTGAACTGGTGTTTCATGCCGGTGACTACTTTGCCGCCAGTGGTGTGGCATTGCCTGAACCCCGCTTTGTGGATCAGGTCGGCATTCGGTTCGGTATCGCCGATGCCAACGCCAACTACCACGTTCCCCTGGTCGTGACCCCCTGGTCCTGGTCTACCTATCGCGGCAGCTGA
- a CDS encoding GntR family transcriptional regulator: MLQIRRQEGTTNESQAPSASSLLEGGLADTEVGRVYSQIFDAVVDRRLLPGTKLTEATLCTIFECSRATVRAALAALEHDKIVVIEPNRGAFVWKPTAKQTRDVFELRRDLESLILKKLLAYPDVSERLAGLYDMVQREQHAFEHGDRISWLRLSNAFHVMLARCAGNDELTELMHTLCARTTLIIAYYDTPGEQACSFHEHKEILDKLSQGDAQGAHLAMHHHLSDCEHRMSEAGDGSVADPWLALSVKR; this comes from the coding sequence ATGCTTCAGATACGGCGGCAAGAGGGGACGACGAATGAATCCCAAGCGCCAAGCGCCTCCTCGCTGCTCGAGGGTGGCCTGGCAGATACCGAGGTCGGGCGTGTATATAGCCAGATCTTCGATGCGGTTGTCGATCGTCGTCTTTTGCCTGGCACCAAACTGACCGAAGCCACGCTATGCACGATCTTCGAGTGTTCGCGGGCGACCGTGCGTGCCGCCCTGGCTGCCTTGGAGCACGACAAGATTGTGGTCATCGAGCCCAATCGCGGTGCGTTTGTCTGGAAGCCCACGGCCAAGCAAACGCGCGACGTCTTCGAGCTGCGGCGCGACCTGGAGTCGCTGATCCTGAAAAAACTGCTCGCTTATCCCGATGTGTCCGAGCGTTTGGCCGGTCTGTACGACATGGTCCAGCGAGAGCAGCACGCGTTTGAGCACGGCGATCGCATCAGCTGGTTGCGCCTGTCCAATGCCTTTCACGTGATGCTGGCGCGCTGCGCCGGCAACGATGAACTGACCGAGCTGATGCACACCTTGTGTGCGCGCACCACGCTCATCATCGCCTATTACGACACGCCGGGCGAACAGGCCTGCTCGTTTCATGAGCATAAAGAGATTTTGGACAAGCTTAGCCAGGGAGATGCCCAAGGCGCGCATCTGGCTATGCATCATCACTTAAGTGATTGTGAACATCGCATGAGCGAAGCGGGTGATGGCAGTGTTGCCGATCCTTGGCTGGCCCTCAGCGTAAAACGCTAA
- a CDS encoding urate hydroxylase PuuD, with protein MYAYLLEYGNLLLRWLHVIAAVAWIGESIYFVMLDNGLKPPKGEESKKRGVFGEMWAVHGGGFYHNQKYLTNPAELPDDLHWSFWKSYTTWLSGFFLFALLYLTKPEFYLVNPNSPWEWAAQMSGTQANVMAIAFLVLGWVVYNGLCRLISPNMNRDGLLSVAVAIMMVVVAYLSAHIFSGRAAFLLTGAVMATSMSANVFFWIIPGQRRMVKALKAGQAPNPLDGKRGKQRSVHNTYFTLPVLLLMLSNHYSFTYNNPNAWIIMVLFIFAGALIRQYFVLMHAGIKKPAYPAAGVVLLLIVGYLAAPANLRGEVASAPAAGEAAETITVARVQEIMDARCVQCHAVKPNADFGFTAAPAGMLLDTIDNTVLHAEQVKTVVHSKYMPLGNMTQMTDEERAAIAAWSGTRD; from the coding sequence ATGTACGCTTACCTACTTGAGTACGGCAACCTGCTGCTGCGCTGGTTGCACGTGATTGCGGCTGTCGCCTGGATCGGCGAGTCCATCTACTTTGTGATGCTGGACAACGGCCTGAAACCGCCTAAAGGCGAAGAAAGCAAGAAACGCGGTGTGTTTGGCGAGATGTGGGCAGTCCACGGCGGCGGCTTCTATCACAACCAGAAATACCTGACCAACCCGGCCGAACTGCCCGATGACCTGCACTGGTCTTTCTGGAAGTCCTACACCACCTGGTTGTCCGGCTTCTTCCTGTTCGCCCTGCTTTACCTGACCAAACCCGAGTTCTATCTGGTCAACCCCAACAGTCCCTGGGAATGGGCGGCCCAAATGTCGGGCACGCAGGCTAATGTGATGGCCATTGCTTTCCTGGTGCTGGGCTGGGTGGTCTATAACGGTCTGTGCCGACTGATCAGTCCCAACATGAACCGCGACGGCCTGCTGAGCGTGGCTGTGGCCATCATGATGGTCGTGGTGGCTTACCTGAGCGCCCACATCTTCTCGGGTCGTGCTGCCTTCTTGCTGACTGGCGCCGTGATGGCCACCAGCATGTCAGCCAACGTGTTCTTCTGGATCATTCCCGGCCAGCGCCGCATGGTCAAGGCACTGAAAGCCGGTCAGGCGCCCAACCCTCTGGATGGCAAGCGCGGCAAACAGCGTTCGGTACACAATACCTACTTCACGCTGCCTGTCCTGTTGCTGATGCTGAGCAACCACTACTCGTTCACGTATAACAACCCCAATGCGTGGATCATCATGGTGCTGTTCATCTTTGCCGGCGCCCTGATCCGTCAGTACTTTGTGCTGATGCATGCCGGCATCAAAAAGCCAGCCTACCCGGCTGCCGGTGTGGTTCTCCTGCTGATCGTGGGCTACCTGGCTGCCCCTGCCAATCTCAGAGGTGAGGTTGCCAGCGCTCCAGCAGCCGGTGAGGCCGCCGAAACGATCACGGTCGCTCGCGTCCAGGAAATCATGGATGCCCGATGTGTACAGTGTCACGCGGTCAAGCCCAATGCAGACTTTGGCTTTACCGCCGCCCCTGCCGGCATGCTGCTCGATACCATCGACAACACCGTGCTGCACGCAGAACAGGTGAAAACCGTGGTGCACTCCAAGTACATGCCTTTGGGCAATATGACTCAAATGACTGACGAAGAGCGTGCCGCGATTGCCGCCTGGAGCGGTACACGCGACTAG
- a CDS encoding toxin co-regulated pilus biosynthesis Q family protein, with product MKGQNQQAVEGPWEEKTQSVFELRLKDKTLRQALIRWARQAKWVFTPEHWALEVDFPIKTAARFEGGFETAVAQLLDAAKLNAHPLQACFYSNRVLRVLSWPQTCKPQRRGEGQS from the coding sequence GTGAAAGGACAGAACCAGCAGGCTGTGGAGGGGCCATGGGAGGAAAAAACACAGTCTGTTTTTGAGCTGCGCCTGAAAGATAAAACGCTACGACAAGCGCTGATTCGTTGGGCCAGGCAGGCCAAATGGGTGTTTACGCCTGAGCATTGGGCCTTGGAGGTGGATTTTCCTATCAAGACGGCCGCCCGATTTGAAGGAGGTTTTGAGACGGCGGTGGCCCAGTTGCTGGATGCGGCTAAGCTGAATGCGCATCCTTTACAGGCCTGCTTTTACTCCAATCGGGTCTTGCGGGTGCTGAGCTGGCCCCAAACCTGCAAACCTCAGCGACGGGGGGAGGGGCAATCATGA